Sequence from the bacterium genome:
GCGCGGGCGCTGCCGGGGCATGTCAAGCTGGTGTTGGCCTATCCGCTCAACGCGCAGATGGCGGCGCAGTTGCGTGAAGCGGCGCGACGCGACGGATTCCCGGCAGAGTCATTGTTGATTCCAACGGCGTTAAGCGACAACGATCTGGCGCGACTGTTTGCGCGGGCCACGGGGCTTGTGTCGCCGAGTCTGATGGAAGGTCTGGCGCTGCCGTTGGTGAATGCGCTGTCGTTCGGCACGCCGATCATTGCGGGCGATACGCTGGCGCAACGGGAAACGTGCGGCGATGCTGCGCTCTATGTTGATCCGCTCAATAGCGGTGAACTTGCGCAGGCGATGCGGTCGCTGCTTGGCGAGCATGAGCTGCGGCGATCATTGAAACAGGCGGCTCTCGCTGAAGCGCCGCGTTTCGATTGGTCGCGCAGCGCCGAGAAGTTAGCCGTGTATATCACCGAGGCGGTGGTCAAGAGCGGCGAGCTGACACAAGTCAAACAAGGTCGGCGCTTGACAAGCCAGCCGCAATAGCGTATCTTTTCATTTTGCTGCTTTCACATTACAGCCCGCCGAATTCCGGCGGGCTGTGTTCCTCAGGGGAGTGTCCATGAACATCGCATTGATCGCGCATGACGCTAAGAAGACGGATATGGCGGAGTGGGCCGACTTCAACAGGCTCACGTTAAGCGAACACACGCTGTTCGCGACCGGCAATACGGGCAACATCGTCCACGTTGCGACGGGATTGCCCGTGCATCGGCTCAAGAGCGGTCCACTGGGCGGCGACCAACAGATCGGCGCGATGATCGCTGAAGGGAACGTGGATATGCTCGTGTTTTTCTGGGACCCGATGGACACTCATCCACACGATCCCGACGTGAAGGCGCTGTTGCGACTGGCGGTGCTCTATGATATTCCGACAGCGTGTAACAAACGCACGGCGGACTACCTGATTTCGTCTACGCTGTGGGGACCGACTTCGGCGGACCGGCGCACTGAGCGCGGTGGCGGAAGGGCGCGGGGTTTTGTGTGACAGACGCACATAACGGCGCTGACGTGTGCGGTTTGTGGACCGCTAACTGGCCTTAACTTGAAGTTCGTTGGCTAAAGTGATATATTTGTCGGTTAGTCAACGAAACTGCCCCGGAAACTCACTCTCTTGAGGTGTCACATGCGTAAAATGATGAATTTGTTTGTCTTAGGGATATTAGCTTGGCCGTTAATGGCATCGGCCCAGTTCAAAGAGCTGGGCCTGGAAGGCTACCTTGGTGTCGGCGCGGCGACGCCGACGAACGAATCAGAAGGTTCGACATTCGGTCTGAATGTCCGTCATAGCTTTGGATATCCCGTGGCAGATCCGCTGCAAGTGGAATTGGGATTGGCCTTCGCCCGGTTGCGCGCTGACCAATATTCCGGCGAGATTATGCCGCTTGATCTGCGAGCGCGCTTCGCTC
This genomic interval carries:
- a CDS encoding methylglyoxal synthase translates to MNIALIAHDAKKTDMAEWADFNRLTLSEHTLFATGNTGNIVHVATGLPVHRLKSGPLGGDQQIGAMIAEGNVDMLVFFWDPMDTHPHDPDVKALLRLAVLYDIPTACNKRTADYLISSTLWGPTSADRRTERGGGRARGFV